A portion of the Phacochoerus africanus isolate WHEZ1 chromosome 5, ROS_Pafr_v1, whole genome shotgun sequence genome contains these proteins:
- the RNF181 gene encoding E3 ubiquitin-protein ligase RNF181, giving the protein MASYFDEHDCEPLDPEPDARTNMLLELARSLFNRMDFEDLGLVVDWDHHLPPPAAKTVVENLPRMVIRGSQAELKCPVCLLEFEEEETAIEMPCHHLFHSGCILPWLSKTNSCPLCRHELPTDDDTYEEHRRDKARKQQQKHRLENLHGAMYT; this is encoded by the exons ATGGCGTCCTATTTTGATGAACACGACTGCGAGCCGTTGGACCCCGAGCCGGATGCCCGAACCAACATGCTGCTGGAGCTCGCAAG GTCACTTTTCAATAGGATGGACTTCGAAGACTTGGGGCTGGTGGTAGATTGGGATCACCACCTGCCTCCGCCTGCTGCCAAGACAGTGGTTGAGAACCTCCCTAGGATGGTCATCAGAGGCTCTCAGGCCG AGCTCAAGTGCCCCGTGTGTCTTTTGGAATTTGAGGAGGAGGAGACTGCCATTGAGATGCCTTGCCATCACCTCTTCCATTCCGGCTGCATTCTGCCCTGGCTGAGCAAG ACAAACTCCTGCCCCCTGTGCCGCCATGAGCTGCCCACAGATGATGACACTTATGAGGAGCACAGACGAGATAAG GCTCGCAAGCAGCAACAGAAGCACCGACTGGAGAACCTCCATGGAGCCATGTACACATGA
- the TMEM150A gene encoding transmembrane protein 150A isoform X2, producing the protein MTAWILLPVSLSAFSITGLWTVYAMAVMNHHVCPVENWLLSVLPARSYNESCSPDPTEQGGPKTCCTLDDVPLIRCGTYPPESCLFSLIGNVGAFMVALICLLRYGQLLEQGRHSWVNTTTLITGCTNAAGLVLLGNFQVDHAKALHYVGTGVAFTTGLLFVCLHCALSYHGATAPQDLAVAYLRIVLAAIAFVTLILSGIFFIHESSQLQHGAALCEWMFVIDILIFYGTFSYEFGVVSSETLVAALQPAPGRACKSSGSSSASTHLNCAPESVAMI; encoded by the exons ATGACCGCCTGGATCCTCCTTCCTGTCAGCCTGTCCGCATTCTCCATCACTGGCCTATGGACCGT GTATGCCATGGCCGTGATGAACCACCACGTGTGCCCCGTGGAGAACTG GCTACTCTCTGTCCTGCCTGCCAGGTCCTACAACGAATCCTGCTCTCctgaccccactgagcaagggggcCCCAAGACCTGCTGCACTCTGGACGATGTCCCCCTCATCAG GTGCGGCACGTACCCCCCAGAGAGCTGCCTCTTCAGCCTCATTGGCAATGTGGGTGCTTTCATGG tggccCTGATCTGCCTCCTGCGTTACGGGCAGCTCCTGGAGCAGGGCCGGCATTCCTGGGTCAACACCACAACGCTCATCACAGGCTGCACCAACGCCGCTGGCCTCGTGCTGTTGGGCAACTTTCAG gTGGATCACGCCAAAGCTCTGCACTATGTTGGAACTGGCGTGGCCTTCACCACCGGGCTGCTCTTTGTCTGCCTGCACTGTGCCCTCTCCTACCACGGGGCCACTGCCCCCCAGGACCTAGCCGTGGCCTACCTGCGGATTGTGCTGGCAGCCATCGCCTTTGTCACTCTGATCCTCA GTGGCATCTTCTTCATCCACGAGagttcacagctgcagcatggggcGGCCCTGTGTGAGTGGATGTTTGTAATCGACATCCTCATCTTCTACGGCACCTTCAGCTATGAGTTTGGGGTGGTCTCCTCAGAGACACTGGTGGCTGCCCTGCAGCCTGCCCCCGGCCGGGCCTGCAAGTCCTCCGGGAGCAGCAGCGCATCCACCCACCTCAACTGTGCCCCTGAGAGCGTCGCCATGATCTGA
- the TMEM150A gene encoding transmembrane protein 150A isoform X5: protein MTAWILLPVSLSAFSITGLWTVSYNESCSPDPTEQGGPKTCCTLDDVPLISRCGTYPPESCLFSLIGNVGAFMVALICLLRYGQLLEQGRHSWVNTTTLITGCTNAAGLVLLGNFQVDHAKALHYVGTGVAFTTGLLFVCLHCALSYHGATAPQDLAVAYLRIVLAAIAFVTLILSGIFFIHESSQLQHGAALCEWMFVIDILIFYGTFSYEFGVVSSETLVAALQPAPGRACKSSGSSSASTHLNCAPESVAMI from the exons ATGACCGCCTGGATCCTCCTTCCTGTCAGCCTGTCCGCATTCTCCATCACTGGCCTATGGACCGT GTCCTACAACGAATCCTGCTCTCctgaccccactgagcaagggggcCCCAAGACCTGCTGCACTCTGGACGATGTCCCCCTCATCAG CAGGTGCGGCACGTACCCCCCAGAGAGCTGCCTCTTCAGCCTCATTGGCAATGTGGGTGCTTTCATGG tggccCTGATCTGCCTCCTGCGTTACGGGCAGCTCCTGGAGCAGGGCCGGCATTCCTGGGTCAACACCACAACGCTCATCACAGGCTGCACCAACGCCGCTGGCCTCGTGCTGTTGGGCAACTTTCAG gTGGATCACGCCAAAGCTCTGCACTATGTTGGAACTGGCGTGGCCTTCACCACCGGGCTGCTCTTTGTCTGCCTGCACTGTGCCCTCTCCTACCACGGGGCCACTGCCCCCCAGGACCTAGCCGTGGCCTACCTGCGGATTGTGCTGGCAGCCATCGCCTTTGTCACTCTGATCCTCA GTGGCATCTTCTTCATCCACGAGagttcacagctgcagcatggggcGGCCCTGTGTGAGTGGATGTTTGTAATCGACATCCTCATCTTCTACGGCACCTTCAGCTATGAGTTTGGGGTGGTCTCCTCAGAGACACTGGTGGCTGCCCTGCAGCCTGCCCCCGGCCGGGCCTGCAAGTCCTCCGGGAGCAGCAGCGCATCCACCCACCTCAACTGTGCCCCTGAGAGCGTCGCCATGATCTGA
- the TMEM150A gene encoding transmembrane protein 150A isoform X3 — MTAWILLPVSLSAFSITGLWTVYAMAVMNHHVCPVENWSYNESCSPDPTEQGGPKTCCTLDDVPLISRCGTYPPESCLFSLIGNVGAFMVALICLLRYGQLLEQGRHSWVNTTTLITGCTNAAGLVLLGNFQVDHAKALHYVGTGVAFTTGLLFVCLHCALSYHGATAPQDLAVAYLRIVLAAIAFVTLILSGIFFIHESSQLQHGAALCEWMFVIDILIFYGTFSYEFGVVSSETLVAALQPAPGRACKSSGSSSASTHLNCAPESVAMI; from the exons ATGACCGCCTGGATCCTCCTTCCTGTCAGCCTGTCCGCATTCTCCATCACTGGCCTATGGACCGT GTATGCCATGGCCGTGATGAACCACCACGTGTGCCCCGTGGAGAACTG GTCCTACAACGAATCCTGCTCTCctgaccccactgagcaagggggcCCCAAGACCTGCTGCACTCTGGACGATGTCCCCCTCATCAG CAGGTGCGGCACGTACCCCCCAGAGAGCTGCCTCTTCAGCCTCATTGGCAATGTGGGTGCTTTCATGG tggccCTGATCTGCCTCCTGCGTTACGGGCAGCTCCTGGAGCAGGGCCGGCATTCCTGGGTCAACACCACAACGCTCATCACAGGCTGCACCAACGCCGCTGGCCTCGTGCTGTTGGGCAACTTTCAG gTGGATCACGCCAAAGCTCTGCACTATGTTGGAACTGGCGTGGCCTTCACCACCGGGCTGCTCTTTGTCTGCCTGCACTGTGCCCTCTCCTACCACGGGGCCACTGCCCCCCAGGACCTAGCCGTGGCCTACCTGCGGATTGTGCTGGCAGCCATCGCCTTTGTCACTCTGATCCTCA GTGGCATCTTCTTCATCCACGAGagttcacagctgcagcatggggcGGCCCTGTGTGAGTGGATGTTTGTAATCGACATCCTCATCTTCTACGGCACCTTCAGCTATGAGTTTGGGGTGGTCTCCTCAGAGACACTGGTGGCTGCCCTGCAGCCTGCCCCCGGCCGGGCCTGCAAGTCCTCCGGGAGCAGCAGCGCATCCACCCACCTCAACTGTGCCCCTGAGAGCGTCGCCATGATCTGA
- the TMEM150A gene encoding transmembrane protein 150A isoform X1, whose protein sequence is MTAWILLPVSLSAFSITGLWTVYAMAVMNHHVCPVENWLLSVLPARSYNESCSPDPTEQGGPKTCCTLDDVPLISRCGTYPPESCLFSLIGNVGAFMVALICLLRYGQLLEQGRHSWVNTTTLITGCTNAAGLVLLGNFQVDHAKALHYVGTGVAFTTGLLFVCLHCALSYHGATAPQDLAVAYLRIVLAAIAFVTLILSGIFFIHESSQLQHGAALCEWMFVIDILIFYGTFSYEFGVVSSETLVAALQPAPGRACKSSGSSSASTHLNCAPESVAMI, encoded by the exons ATGACCGCCTGGATCCTCCTTCCTGTCAGCCTGTCCGCATTCTCCATCACTGGCCTATGGACCGT GTATGCCATGGCCGTGATGAACCACCACGTGTGCCCCGTGGAGAACTG GCTACTCTCTGTCCTGCCTGCCAGGTCCTACAACGAATCCTGCTCTCctgaccccactgagcaagggggcCCCAAGACCTGCTGCACTCTGGACGATGTCCCCCTCATCAG CAGGTGCGGCACGTACCCCCCAGAGAGCTGCCTCTTCAGCCTCATTGGCAATGTGGGTGCTTTCATGG tggccCTGATCTGCCTCCTGCGTTACGGGCAGCTCCTGGAGCAGGGCCGGCATTCCTGGGTCAACACCACAACGCTCATCACAGGCTGCACCAACGCCGCTGGCCTCGTGCTGTTGGGCAACTTTCAG gTGGATCACGCCAAAGCTCTGCACTATGTTGGAACTGGCGTGGCCTTCACCACCGGGCTGCTCTTTGTCTGCCTGCACTGTGCCCTCTCCTACCACGGGGCCACTGCCCCCCAGGACCTAGCCGTGGCCTACCTGCGGATTGTGCTGGCAGCCATCGCCTTTGTCACTCTGATCCTCA GTGGCATCTTCTTCATCCACGAGagttcacagctgcagcatggggcGGCCCTGTGTGAGTGGATGTTTGTAATCGACATCCTCATCTTCTACGGCACCTTCAGCTATGAGTTTGGGGTGGTCTCCTCAGAGACACTGGTGGCTGCCCTGCAGCCTGCCCCCGGCCGGGCCTGCAAGTCCTCCGGGAGCAGCAGCGCATCCACCCACCTCAACTGTGCCCCTGAGAGCGTCGCCATGATCTGA
- the TMEM150A gene encoding transmembrane protein 150A isoform X4, which translates to MTAWILLPVSLSAFSITGLWTVYAMAVMNHHVCPVENWSYNESCSPDPTEQGGPKTCCTLDDVPLIRCGTYPPESCLFSLIGNVGAFMVALICLLRYGQLLEQGRHSWVNTTTLITGCTNAAGLVLLGNFQVDHAKALHYVGTGVAFTTGLLFVCLHCALSYHGATAPQDLAVAYLRIVLAAIAFVTLILSGIFFIHESSQLQHGAALCEWMFVIDILIFYGTFSYEFGVVSSETLVAALQPAPGRACKSSGSSSASTHLNCAPESVAMI; encoded by the exons ATGACCGCCTGGATCCTCCTTCCTGTCAGCCTGTCCGCATTCTCCATCACTGGCCTATGGACCGT GTATGCCATGGCCGTGATGAACCACCACGTGTGCCCCGTGGAGAACTG GTCCTACAACGAATCCTGCTCTCctgaccccactgagcaagggggcCCCAAGACCTGCTGCACTCTGGACGATGTCCCCCTCATCAG GTGCGGCACGTACCCCCCAGAGAGCTGCCTCTTCAGCCTCATTGGCAATGTGGGTGCTTTCATGG tggccCTGATCTGCCTCCTGCGTTACGGGCAGCTCCTGGAGCAGGGCCGGCATTCCTGGGTCAACACCACAACGCTCATCACAGGCTGCACCAACGCCGCTGGCCTCGTGCTGTTGGGCAACTTTCAG gTGGATCACGCCAAAGCTCTGCACTATGTTGGAACTGGCGTGGCCTTCACCACCGGGCTGCTCTTTGTCTGCCTGCACTGTGCCCTCTCCTACCACGGGGCCACTGCCCCCCAGGACCTAGCCGTGGCCTACCTGCGGATTGTGCTGGCAGCCATCGCCTTTGTCACTCTGATCCTCA GTGGCATCTTCTTCATCCACGAGagttcacagctgcagcatggggcGGCCCTGTGTGAGTGGATGTTTGTAATCGACATCCTCATCTTCTACGGCACCTTCAGCTATGAGTTTGGGGTGGTCTCCTCAGAGACACTGGTGGCTGCCCTGCAGCCTGCCCCCGGCCGGGCCTGCAAGTCCTCCGGGAGCAGCAGCGCATCCACCCACCTCAACTGTGCCCCTGAGAGCGTCGCCATGATCTGA